One window from the genome of Nomascus leucogenys isolate Asia chromosome 12, Asia_NLE_v1, whole genome shotgun sequence encodes:
- the SF3A3 gene encoding splicing factor 3A subunit 3 has protein sequence METILEQQRRYHEEKERLMDVMAKEMLTKKSTLRDQINSDHRTRAMQDRYMEVSGNLRDLYDDKDGLRKEELNAISGPNEFAEFYNRLKQIKEFHRKHPNEICVPMSVEFEELLKARENPSEEAQNLVEFTDEEGYGRYLDLHDCYLKYINLKASEKLDYITYLSIFDQLFDIPKERKNAEYKRYLEMLLEYLQDYTDRVKPLQDQNELFGKIQAEFEKKWENGTFPGWPKETSSALTHAGAHLDLSAFSSWEELASLGLDRLKSALLALGLKCGGTLEERAQRLFSTKGKSLESLDTSLFAKNPKSKGTKRDTERNKDIAFLEAQIYEYVEILGEQRHLTHENVQRKQARTGEEREEEEEEQISESESEDEENEIIYNPKNLPLGWDGKPIPYWLYKLHGLNINYNCEICGNYTYRGPKAFQRHFAEWRHAHGMRCLGIPNTAHFANVTQIEDAVSLWAKLKLQKASERWQPDTEEEYEDSSGNVVNKKTYEDLKRQGLL, from the exons ATGGAGACAATACTGGAGCAGCAGCGGCGCTATCATGAGGAGAAGGAACGGCTCATGGACGTCATGGCTAAAGAGATGCTCACTAAGAAGTCCACG CTCCGGGACCAGATCAATTCTGATCACCGCACTCGGGCCATGCAAGAT aGGTATATGGAGGTCAGTGGGAACCTGAGGGATTTGTATGATGATAAGGATGG ATTACGAAAGGAGGAGCTCAATGCCATTTCAGGACCCAATGAGTTTGCTGAATTCTATAATAGACTCAAACAAATAAAGGAATTCCACCGGAAGCACCCAAATGAG ATCTGTGTGCCAATGTCAGTGGAATTTGAGGAACTCCTGAAGGCTCGAGAGAACCCGAGTGAAGAGGCACAAA ACTTGGTGGAGTTCACAGATGAAGAGGGATATGGTCGTTATCTCGATCTCCATGACTGTTACCTCAAGTACATTAACCTGAAGGCATCTGAG aAGCTGGATTATATCACATACCTGTCCATCTTTGACCAATTATTTGACATtcctaaagaaaggaagaatgcagAGTATAAGAG ATACCTAGAGATGCTGCTTGAGTACCTTCAGGATTACACAGATAGAGTGAAGCCTCTCCAAGATCAGAATGAACTTTTTGGGAAGATTCAGGCTGAGTTTGAGAAGAAATGGGAGAATGGGACCTTTCCTGGATGGCCG AAAGAGACAAGCAGTGCCCTGACCCATGCTGGAGCCCATCTTGACCTCTCTGCATTCTCCTCCTGGGAG GAGTTGGCCTCTCTGGGTTTGGACAGATTGAAATCTGCTCTCTTAGCTTTAGGCTTGAAATGTGGCGG GACCCTAGAAGAGCGAGCCCAGAGACTATTCAGTACCAAAGGGAAGTCCCTGGAGTCACTTGATACCTCTTTGTTCGCCAAAAATCCCAAGTCAAAGGGCACCAAGCG agaCACTGAAAGGAACAAAGACATTGCTTTTCTAGAAGCCCAGATCTATGAATACGTAGAGATTCTCGGG GAACAGCGACATCTCACTCATGAAAATGTACAGCGCAAGCAAGCCAGGACAGGAGAAGAgcgagaagaagaggaagaagagcagaTCAGTGAGAGTGAGAGTGAAGATGAAGAGAACGAGATCATTTACAACCCCAAAAACCTGCCACTTGGCTGGGATGGCAAA cctatTCCCTACTGGCTTTATAAGCTTCATGGCCTAAATATCAACTACAACTGTGAGATTTGTGGAAACTACACCTACCGAGGACCCAAAGCCTTCCAGCGACACTTTGCT GAATGGCGTCATGCTCATGGCATGAGGTGTTTGGGCATCCCAAACACTGCTCACTTTGCTAATGTGACACAGATTGAAGATGCTGTCTCCT TGTGGGCCAAACTGAAATTGCAGAAGGCTTCAGAACGATGGCAGCCTGACACTGAG